The nucleotide sequence AGGACCACCTTGCCGCCGTCTATAATCGACAGCGCGGCTGCATCGTCAGGATGGATCATCACCATCGGCCGCTGCTCGCGGCCGAGCGAGGTCGGCGTTTCGTTGAAGGTGGTGTTGAGGAAGTTGCGCGCGGGCGATGTCGCCAGACGGAAATGATGCTGGTCGTCGGCTTCCTCGATCACGGTCCAGTGGTCGGGCAATTCCGGCAGTCCCTCGACCGGTCCGGAGTGCCACGGGCTGCGAAACGGCACTGTTAGCCAATCGGGTTTGAAGCGGAATTTCCCGTCGGGCCACGCGAAACCCTTTGTGTAATGCGCGGTTTCGAAATCCGGCTGGCAGTCGATCCAGCGCTCGCGCTCAAGATTTTCCAGCGTGCCCCAGCCGGATTTTTGCAGCGTCCAGTCGATGATCTCGCGCGGCGTCATGTCGAAGCCGCGATGTTCGGCGCCGAGGCGCCTGGCAAGGCCGACAATCACGTCATGGTTGGAACGGCATTCGCCCGGCGGCTCGATCAGCTTGGGGCCCGCAATGATGTATTGATGCCCGCCGCCTTGATAAACGTCGTCATGCTCCATGAACATCGTGGCCGGCAGCACGAGATCGGCGGCCTTCGCCGTCTCGGTCATGAACTGCTCATGGACGCACACGAACAGATCCTCGCGCGCGAACCCTTGCTTGACGCGAGTCTGGTCCGGGGCGACCGAAACCGGATTTGTGTTCTGGATCAGCATCGCCGTTACCGGCGGGCCACCCATCAGCGCATCGGCATCGCCGCACAGGATGGCGCCGATGCGCGATTGATCGAGCGAGCGGACCGACGAGTCTACCGCGTCAAGTCCTTCGATCAGGGTGCGGTCCCAATGATAGATCGCGCCGTTGTTGTGGAATGCGCCGCCGCCTTCATGGCGCCATGCGCCCGTCACCGCCGCGATACAACTTGCCGCATGCATGTTCGCGGCGCCGTTGCGCGAACGCGAGAAGCCATAGCCGAGGCGGAAATATGTGCGCGGCGTGTTGCCCACCAGGGCGGCGAATTCCTCGATGGTCTCGACCGGACAGCCGGTGATCTTCGAGGCCCATTCCGGACCTCGGCTGCGCAGATGCTGCTCCAGTTCGTGCGGCGCATCGGTGAACTGCGTCAGGAAATCCCGGTCGGCCTTGCCGTCGCGGAACAGGCAATGCATCACGGCACAGGCGAGCGCGCCGTCGGTGCCCGGGCGCACCAGCACGGCGAGGTCCGCCTGCTCCATGGTGCCGTTCATGTAGACGTCGATCGCGACGATTTTCGCGCCACGTTCCTTCCGCGCGCGCGTTGCGTGGGTCATGACGTTGACCTGGGTGCTGACCGCATTGGTTCCCCAGATCACCACGCAATCGGACTTCGCCATTTCGCGCGGGTCGGGGCCCGCGAGCAGGCCGGTGCCCGCAATGAACCCGGTCCACGCCGGATTGACGCAGATGGTCGAATGGAATCCGGAATACTTCTTGGCATGGCGCAGGCGGTGGATGCCGTCGCGCATCACCAGACCCATGGTCCCCGCGTACTGATAGGGCCACACCGCCTCGCTGCCATAGCGGGCCTCGGCCTCGCGGAATTTCTCCGCGACCAGATCGAGCGCATCGTCCCACGAAATCGGCGCGAATGTTCCGGAGCCCTTGGGGCCGGTGCGAATCAGCGGCTGGGTCAGGCGGTCGGGGTGATGGATGCGTTCGGCGTAGCGGGCGACCTTGGCGCAGATCACGCCGGCGGTATAGCCGTTGTCCCGAGCGCCGCGCACGCGCCCGATGGTGCGCTCGTCGAGCACGTCGACTTCCAGGGCGCAGGTCGATGGGCAATCATGCGGGCACGCTGTTGCGGCGACCCGGAGCGGTACAGACTTGGCGCGGAACATCTCGTTCATCGCTGCGACCTTAATCGGCGCTGCCGGACATGCAAGGTCGGGACGGGGTCGCGGGGGCTTGGAAGACCCGATTCCAGCGCATGGCGGCAAACCAATTCGCGGACTCAACTCCGAGCGTATGATTGTGCTATGCGAAACCGGCATCTGGAAGCGGCGCAATTGCGCGGATTCCGGTGTCAGGTCACCACTTCGAAGGAATCTCCATGAACATTCTGCCCGGCAATCTGCGCTTCGGCGCGGGACAATCCGTCAAGCGTCTTGAGGATCAGCGGCTTCTTACAGGGCAGGGACAGTTCATCGACGACAAGCCGCAGGACGGCGCATTGTGGCTTTACGTGCTGCGCTCGCCGCACGCCCACGCAAAAATCACGGCGGTCGATACCAGCGCCGCGCTGGCCATGGCGGGAGTCGCCGCCGTCTATACCGGAGCTGATCTGGTTGCGGACGATATCGGCACTATTCCGACCTTGCCGATCTTCAAGCGGCCGGACGGCTCACCGATGGCCGCGCCGCCGCGCCGGTTGCTGGCGCATGATGTTGTCCGCTTCGCCGGCGAGCCGGTCGCCGCCGTGCTCGCCGCGTCGCGGGCCGATGCCCAGACGGCAGCCGAGGCGATCGCTGTCGACTATGAGGTTCTGCCTGCTGCCGTCAGTCCGGCAGAAGCCCTGGCGCCCGGCGCACCGGCCGTTTGGCCCGACGCGCCGGACAATATCGCCGCCGCCATGAGCTACGGCGATGCGGCGGCGACGGAGGCTGCCTTCGCCAGTGCGAAGCATGTTGTCTCGCTCGATATCACCAGCCAGCGGCTGGTGCCGTCCGCAATGGAGCCGCGCAGCACCATGGCTGAGGTCGACAGGAAAACCGGCCGCCTCACACTGCATGTCCAGAGCCAGACCCCGACAGCGACGCGTGACATTCTCGCAGATGTTGTGCTGAAGCGTCCGAAAGACAGCGTTCACGTGCTGGTTGGCGATATCGGCGGAGGCTTCGGTCACAAGGTCAATCTCTACCCCGAAGACGGTATCGTTGCCTACGCAGCCGCCAAACTGAAGCGCACAGTGCGCTGGCGCGGCGACCGCATCGACGATTTCGTCGGCGGTTCGCATGGCCGCGATCTCACATCGACTGGCGAATTCGCACTCGACGAGAAAGGCCGCGTGCTGGCGTTCCGCGTGCGTTCGTTGGGCGGCACCGGTGCGTATCTCACCGGTGCAGGCGTCATCATTCCGCTGGTGCTGGGACCGTTCGTGGCGACCGGCGTTTACGATCTTCCGCTGATTCACTTCGACATCAAGGCGGTGTTGACCAACACCGCACCGACCGGGCCGTATCGCGGCGCCGGGCGGCCGGAAGCCGTCTTTATCGTCGAACGGCTAATGGATGCGGCTGCACGCCAGATCGGGATGGACCCGCGCCAGATCCGCAAGGTCAATTACATCAAGCCCGCGCAGATTCCCTACACCAACGCTGTGGGTCAGGTTTACGACAGCGGTGCTTTCGCGCACATGCTCGAGCGCGCCTCGAAGCTTGCGGACTGGGATGGCTTTGCCGCGCGCAAAAAAGCCGCGAAGAAAAAGGGGCTGCTCTACGGACGCGGCCTCACCAGCTACATCGAATGGACCGGCGGCCGCGTCCATACCGAGAAGGTCACGCTGCATGCCACAGCCGAAGGCCGCGTGGTGCTGCAGTCAGGCACGCAGGCGATGGGGCAAGGACTTCAGACCAGCTACTCGCAGATGGTCGCTGCTGCGCTCGGCATCCCGGTTGACCGTATCGACGTGATTCAAGGCGACACGGATCTGGCGACAGGTGGCGGCAGCGTCGGTTCGCGGTCGCTGTTCGTGGGCGGCACGGCGGCGGTCGTATCAGCCGGCGATCTGATTCAGAAGGCGCGCGAGAAGGCCTCGCATGTGCTCGAAGCCTCGGTCGGCGACATCGAATATGGCGATGGCTTTCTGACGGTGGTCGGGACCGACCGTCGCGTCAGCCTGTTCGATCTGGCGAAGGGCGAGAAGGATGCGCGCCTCACCGTCGACAGTCAGGGTGATGTGGACGGACCGACCTGGCCGAACGGCACGCATATCTGCGAAGTCGAGATCGATCCGGACACCGGCGTGACCCGCGTGGTCCGTTACACCACGGTGGACGATGTCGGTGTCGCCATCAATCCGATGCTTGTTACCGGTCAGGTGCACGGCGGTGTGGCGCAGGGAATCGGGCAGGCGCTTTACGAGGGCGTGGTCTACGATTCCTCTGGGCAGTTGCTCACCGCGAGTTATCAGGACTACTGCATTCCGCGCGCCAGCGACATGCCGCATATGGAAGTCACTCTCGACGATTCGGCGCCGTGCGTGACCAATCCGCTGGGTGCAAAGGGTTGCGGCGAATCCGGCGCGATCGGCGGTCCGCCTTGCGTGGTCAACGGCGTGATGGATGCGTTGAGCGAGCTTGGAATCAAGTCCCTGCAGACGCCACTGACGCCGGTGAAAATCTGGGATGCGATCCGTGCCGCCAAGGTCGACACCGCGGCGTAAGGGCGTTAGCGCGGCCCTTCATCAGCTTCGCGCAGGGCCTTGAGGCCCTCGCGGTAGGTGGGATAGGCCAGCGTCACGCCGAGTTCGTTGCGGAGCAGGTCGTTCCGCACGCGTTTGCTCTCGGCGTAAAACGAGCGGCCCATCTCGGTAAGGCCCGCGTCATCAAGGCCGATTTCAGGCGGCGGTTCGACGCCGCAGAGCGACGCGGCGAAAGTTACTACGTCCTGCGGCGGCGCGGGCTCGTTGTCGGTGACGTTATAGATCGCGCCTGCGCGCGGCCGTTCGAGCGAAGCGTCCACCACGCGTGCGATGTCTTCGACATGGATGCGGTTGAACACCTGACCCGGCTTGATGATGCGCCGCGCCGTTCCGCGCGCCAGTTGCGCGAGCGGGCTCTGACCCGAACCGTAGATTCCGGCGAGCCGGAAAACATGAACGGCAATGTTGTTCGCGGCGCCGAAGGCAAGCCACGCCTGTTCGGCATCGGCGCGTTCGCGTGAGCGAATATTGGTCGGAGTGGCAGGGGTTTGCTCATCGACCCACGCACCCTGGTGATCACCGTAGACGCCAATGGTCGAGAGATAGCCGATCCATCGCAGCTTCGGTGCGGCCGCAATCTGCCGGGCGTAAGCCGCAAGCACCGGATCCCCGCCGGGGCCAGGCGGCACAGAGATCAGCAACGCATCGCTGTTCGCGAGGTCGGCGTCGATGGCGCTGTCGCGCCCGTCTGGGCCGAACACGCGTGCTGACAGGTCTGCAGCGGCTAAGGCTTGCACCTTGCCTTGCGTGCGCACGGTTCCAGTGACGCGGTCGCCACGGGCGGTGCGGCGCTCGGCAATGGTTCTGCCGCTAAATCCGAGGCCGAAGATAAACAGATTCACGGAAAGCTCTGTTCAAGAGAGACGATGCGACGTACCTATCGGCTCGCACGCAGGTTTACAACACAATGGAGCGCCGGATTGAGCGATTACGATCCGCTTCGTGAGCATCTCTCACATCAGACCAAGGTTGAATTTGTCCTGAGCCTTGAGGAGATCGAGGACATTCTTGGCTTTGCGCTGCCGCGTGCGTCACAACGAGCGTCGTGGTGGGAGAAGGAGCGCAACCCCGAGAACGCACGGCCGCAGCGCGATGCCATCCGCGACGGTGGTTACGAGGCCACGCGCCTCGCTGACGGAAAGGGTGTGCGGTTCCGAAGGCTTTCTGCGGGACGATACCGGCCGCGCTAGTATTGTGATTGCTGCCGCCGCAGCGCCGATGATTCTTGTGCGTCGCAATATTCACTTGCAATAACCGCGCTGGTTCAATGCGAAAGTTCAATGCCCCGCCCAAGCGCGATCCCGCTATAAAGGCGTCTCAAACAAGAATAACTGGGAGCGCAATATGACATCGAAGTTTCTGGCCGCGGCGGTCGCGGCGTTCAGCCTGACGACGGCACTACCGGTCTCCGCGCAGCAGGGCGTCAAGATTGGCATTCTCAACGATCAGTCCGGCGTCTATGCCGATTACGGCGGCAAGTGGTCCTTTGAAGCAGCCAAAATGGCTGTCGAAGATTTCGGCGGCTCGGTCCTCGGTCAGAAAATTGAAGTGATCTCCGCCGATCACCAGAACAAGCCGGACCTCGGCGTCAGCATCGCGCGCCGTTGGTATGAAGTCGAAAACGTCGACATGATCACCGAGTTGACCACGTCGTCGGTGGCGCTCGCGGTCCATGATCTCTCCAAGCAGATGAAGAAGATCGACATTGTGGTTGGCGCTGCGACGTCGCGCCTGAGCGGCGATGCGTGTCAGCCCTACGGTTTCCACTGGGCCTATGACACCCGTGCGCTTGCATACGGCACTGGCGGGGCTTTGGTGAAGGCCGGTGGCGATTCGTGGTTCTTCATGACGGCCGATTACGCGTTCGGCCACGCGCTCGAAAAGGATACCGGCGACTTCGTCACGCAGCAGGGCGGCAAGGTGCTGGGCGCGGTTCGCATTCCGCTGAACACCGCGGACTTCTCCTCGTTCCTGCTGCAGGCGCAAAGCTCGAAGGCGAAGATTATCGGTCTTGCCAATGCAGGCCTCGACACCACCAACTCGATCAAGCAGGCGGCGGAATTCGGCATCGTCAAGGGCGGCCAGAAACTTGCCGGCCTTCTTCTGACGGCGGCTGAGGTTCATGGGCTCGGTCTCGAAGCCGCGCAGGGCCTCGTGCTGACTGAAGGCTATTACTGGGATGTCAACGACCGGTCGCGCAATCTCGGCGAACGTTTCTTCAAGCGCACCGGCCGCATGCCGAACATGATCCAGGCTGGCACTTATTCGGCGACCTTGCAGTATTTGAAGGCCGTCAAGGCCGCCGGCACCAAGGATACCGAAGCAGTAGCGAAGAAGCTGAAGGAACTTCCGGTCGATGACGACTTCGCGCAGGGCGGCAAGGTTCTCGAAAACGGCCGCATGGTTCACGACCTTTATCTGTTCGAGGTCAAGAAGCCGTCCGAGTCGAAGAAGCCTTGGGACTATTACAAGCAGCTTGCGGTGGTGCCGGGCGACAAGGCGTTCCCGACCGCTAAGGAAAGCGGCTGCCCGCTGACCAAGTAACACTGAGCCTCGGCATCCGGTCCGGCGTTTTGCCGGGCCGGATATCGCGGCAACCTCTCAACTGATAGTGTTTGACGCCGTTTTTCTTAAGCATTTTCGGCGCCGCCATCTTCTTGAACTGGCCGCGTCACGCTAGGATCAAGCCATGATCCGCATCCTCGTGCCGTGCCTGCTTTTGCTGACCGGTCTGCCCGCCGTTGCGCAAACGCCAGCGGAGCAGAAGCCTCCGGTTGAGCAAAAGACTTCGAGCGAGGCAAAGTCCGCCGCGCTCATGTGCGTTTACAACAGCAGAAATTACAGCGAAGGCGCGACCGTCTGCGTGCAAAAAGCCATGATGCAGACATGCACTTTGGATGGTGCCAAGGCCATCTGGGTTGCGGTCACAGACGAAAAGCTCAGCAGCCGCTGTACGGCACCTGCGCCGCGCCTCACCAAGTATCAGCGGGCCGCGATCTGGAATCGGAAGAACATCGCTAAGGAAATCACGTCCGCGACGGACAGCTCGCCGTTTTGTTTTTACACCAACGGCAAACGGTTCTGCGAATAGCGCCGTCGGTTGTTCACGGCAGCGGCGACCAGCAAGAGTGTCGCGTTAGCTCAGCTCATCAGTTGGTTTTGTAAATCGCATTGGCCCAGGTGCCGCCGCATGTCTCGTTGCGGTTGCCGGTGCACTTGGCGTTGCAGTTGTCAGCTGGACCAAACTTGCCGAACTTGTTGCCGCAAAAGCAGTGCCCGCCATACTGCGTGCCGGCATGACTGAAGCCCTTGTCGCGACACGTGCTGACGCACAGTTGCGGGGTCATCTTGCCGTCGTAGAAGGTGTGGCCGTCGAGGTCGCGCTTGCTCTCATCCTTGAAGCATCCGAGATAGCCGTTCGCTGCCGAGGTCGTTGCGGCGCCGGTCGCCGGGGTCACCGCAGCGGTGGCGGACGAAGATGCAGGCGCAGTCGCTTTCTGTGCGGGATGCAACGAGCGCTCGTCAGGCTTCGCGGTGGCGACCTTCGTGTCCTGCGTTTTCAGATCCTGCAAACGCGCGCGGGCGAGGTCGCCATAGATGCTGTCGCCGAAGCGGCGCACGAAAGCGTCGAGTACCGTGGGGCTTGTCGTTGTGGAAACCGCGCGCCATGCCTCCGCGATCTCGTTGGATGATGGCGACGGTGCAGGCGAAGCCGCCGGAGCCCGTGCCGCCACGGACGCGCCCGGATCGGCCGATGCGACCTGTGCGGCGGCCGGCTTGGTGTCCGTCTTTGGATCGGTCTTCGCCACTGCCGGCGTGTCGACGATCGCAACCGTGTTGCCGCCGAGCGAACCGTAGACATAGGGTTCCTGCTTGCGGGCGGTAGTGGACAGCACCGAGTCACGCACCCGCCCGAACGCGATGCGCAAATCAACTCCCGGTGTTGCGATGTGCTCAAGCAATGCGGTGGTGAAGGGGCTGTTGCTGGTGTCGCCATCAAGCGCCACCGAGCCCGCTTTCGCGGCGAATGCGATCAGCGTGTCCGAGACCGTCGGCTCGATCTTGGCAAGGCCGCGCCCGACCGAACGCGAGGCCACCGTGCGCTTCATGGTCTTCGAAAATGGATTGTCGCGGCAGGCATCCAGCATGACCAGCCGCAGACGCTTGGCGGGTTCGATCGCCTTCAGCAACCGGTCAAGCGAGAGCGCCTCGTCCTCGATATCGAAATCGCGTGCGAGTTTTGCATCCGCTGGAACCAGATAATTGGTGCCATCGACCTCGATGCCATGACCGGCGAAAAATACCACGGCGACATCGGCGTCCTGCGCTTTGTCGGAGAAATCGCCGACCGCGCGGCGCAGATCGGCGATGCCGACGTCGCGCTTGGTTTCAACCACATCGAAGCCGGATTTCCGGAACAGCGCAGCCATTGCATCCGCGTCGTTCGACGGGTTCGGCAGCTTGGCGACATGCTGATAGGCGGAAATGCCGAGCACCAGCGCGACGCGCTTGTCGGCACGGGCGGTAGTGACCGCGAATTGCGTTGCGGTCAGCAGCGCAAACAAGATCAGCAGGGAACGCAGCACGGCGCGCAAAACAGTATCTCCATGGTCCGGTTTCGGGCGCTTTTTACCATGCGCGACGAGGGGCGGAAAAGCCCGGAAGGTTGCAAAAACAGCCTTGATTTGCTTGAACCGTTCGGCCCCGCACGACACATCGTGCCGCAGGCCTGCCCCCGAACCGACAACAGCAAGGAACCGGCGTCATGTCCGTCCGCATCGTCGATGTCCGCGAGATCACCAAGCCGATTTCGTCCCCGATCCGCAACGCCTATATCGATTTTACCAAGATGACCACGAGCCTGGTCGCCGTGGTCACCGATGCAGTGCGCGACGGCAAACGCGTGGTCGGCTACGGATTCAATTCCAACGGACGTTACGGACAGGGCGGTCTGATCCGCGAGCGCTTCGCGCCGCGACTGCTGGAAGCCGACCCGAAGACGCTGCTGGATTCCACCGGCGACAACATTGATCCGGATAAGGCCTGGGCCGCGATGATGTCGAACGAAAAGCCCGGCGGCCACGGCGAGCGCTCGGTCGCAGTCGGTACCATCGATATGGCGATCTGGGACGCGGTGGCGAAGATCGCGGGCAAGCCGCTGTTTCGTCTGCTGGCCGAGCGCCACAAGCGCGAAGCCAATCCGCGCGTGTTCGTGTAT is from Afipia massiliensis and encodes:
- a CDS encoding molybdopterin-containing oxidoreductase family protein, translated to MNEMFRAKSVPLRVAATACPHDCPSTCALEVDVLDERTIGRVRGARDNGYTAGVICAKVARYAERIHHPDRLTQPLIRTGPKGSGTFAPISWDDALDLVAEKFREAEARYGSEAVWPYQYAGTMGLVMRDGIHRLRHAKKYSGFHSTICVNPAWTGFIAGTGLLAGPDPREMAKSDCVVIWGTNAVSTQVNVMTHATRARKERGAKIVAIDVYMNGTMEQADLAVLVRPGTDGALACAVMHCLFRDGKADRDFLTQFTDAPHELEQHLRSRGPEWASKITGCPVETIEEFAALVGNTPRTYFRLGYGFSRSRNGAANMHAASCIAAVTGAWRHEGGGAFHNNGAIYHWDRTLIEGLDAVDSSVRSLDQSRIGAILCGDADALMGGPPVTAMLIQNTNPVSVAPDQTRVKQGFAREDLFVCVHEQFMTETAKAADLVLPATMFMEHDDVYQGGGHQYIIAGPKLIEPPGECRSNHDVIVGLARRLGAEHRGFDMTPREIIDWTLQKSGWGTLENLERERWIDCQPDFETAHYTKGFAWPDGKFRFKPDWLTVPFRSPWHSGPVEGLPELPDHWTVIEEADDQHHFRLATSPARNFLNTTFNETPTSLGREQRPMVMIHPDDAAALSIIDGGKVVLGNQRGEVRIHAKVFEGVRRGVLIAESIWPNDAYEDGRGINTLTGADPIAPYGGAAFHDNRVWIKPAA
- a CDS encoding xanthine dehydrogenase family protein molybdopterin-binding subunit codes for the protein MNILPGNLRFGAGQSVKRLEDQRLLTGQGQFIDDKPQDGALWLYVLRSPHAHAKITAVDTSAALAMAGVAAVYTGADLVADDIGTIPTLPIFKRPDGSPMAAPPRRLLAHDVVRFAGEPVAAVLAASRADAQTAAEAIAVDYEVLPAAVSPAEALAPGAPAVWPDAPDNIAAAMSYGDAAATEAAFASAKHVVSLDITSQRLVPSAMEPRSTMAEVDRKTGRLTLHVQSQTPTATRDILADVVLKRPKDSVHVLVGDIGGGFGHKVNLYPEDGIVAYAAAKLKRTVRWRGDRIDDFVGGSHGRDLTSTGEFALDEKGRVLAFRVRSLGGTGAYLTGAGVIIPLVLGPFVATGVYDLPLIHFDIKAVLTNTAPTGPYRGAGRPEAVFIVERLMDAAARQIGMDPRQIRKVNYIKPAQIPYTNAVGQVYDSGAFAHMLERASKLADWDGFAARKKAAKKKGLLYGRGLTSYIEWTGGRVHTEKVTLHATAEGRVVLQSGTQAMGQGLQTSYSQMVAAALGIPVDRIDVIQGDTDLATGGGSVGSRSLFVGGTAAVVSAGDLIQKAREKASHVLEASVGDIEYGDGFLTVVGTDRRVSLFDLAKGEKDARLTVDSQGDVDGPTWPNGTHICEVEIDPDTGVTRVVRYTTVDDVGVAINPMLVTGQVHGGVAQGIGQALYEGVVYDSSGQLLTASYQDYCIPRASDMPHMEVTLDDSAPCVTNPLGAKGCGESGAIGGPPCVVNGVMDALSELGIKSLQTPLTPVKIWDAIRAAKVDTAA
- a CDS encoding SDR family oxidoreductase; the encoded protein is MNLFIFGLGFSGRTIAERRTARGDRVTGTVRTQGKVQALAAADLSARVFGPDGRDSAIDADLANSDALLISVPPGPGGDPVLAAYARQIAAAPKLRWIGYLSTIGVYGDHQGAWVDEQTPATPTNIRSRERADAEQAWLAFGAANNIAVHVFRLAGIYGSGQSPLAQLARGTARRIIKPGQVFNRIHVEDIARVVDASLERPRAGAIYNVTDNEPAPPQDVVTFAASLCGVEPPPEIGLDDAGLTEMGRSFYAESKRVRNDLLRNELGVTLAYPTYREGLKALREADEGPR
- a CDS encoding DUF7662 domain-containing protein, which encodes MSDYDPLREHLSHQTKVEFVLSLEEIEDILGFALPRASQRASWWEKERNPENARPQRDAIRDGGYEATRLADGKGVRFRRLSAGRYRPR
- a CDS encoding ABC transporter substrate-binding protein; the encoded protein is MTSKFLAAAVAAFSLTTALPVSAQQGVKIGILNDQSGVYADYGGKWSFEAAKMAVEDFGGSVLGQKIEVISADHQNKPDLGVSIARRWYEVENVDMITELTTSSVALAVHDLSKQMKKIDIVVGAATSRLSGDACQPYGFHWAYDTRALAYGTGGALVKAGGDSWFFMTADYAFGHALEKDTGDFVTQQGGKVLGAVRIPLNTADFSSFLLQAQSSKAKIIGLANAGLDTTNSIKQAAEFGIVKGGQKLAGLLLTAAEVHGLGLEAAQGLVLTEGYYWDVNDRSRNLGERFFKRTGRMPNMIQAGTYSATLQYLKAVKAAGTKDTEAVAKKLKELPVDDDFAQGGKVLENGRMVHDLYLFEVKKPSESKKPWDYYKQLAVVPGDKAFPTAKESGCPLTK
- a CDS encoding DUF1496 domain-containing protein, which produces MIRILVPCLLLLTGLPAVAQTPAEQKPPVEQKTSSEAKSAALMCVYNSRNYSEGATVCVQKAMMQTCTLDGAKAIWVAVTDEKLSSRCTAPAPRLTKYQRAAIWNRKNIAKEITSATDSSPFCFYTNGKRFCE
- a CDS encoding caspase family protein codes for the protein MLRSLLILFALLTATQFAVTTARADKRVALVLGISAYQHVAKLPNPSNDADAMAALFRKSGFDVVETKRDVGIADLRRAVGDFSDKAQDADVAVVFFAGHGIEVDGTNYLVPADAKLARDFDIEDEALSLDRLLKAIEPAKRLRLVMLDACRDNPFSKTMKRTVASRSVGRGLAKIEPTVSDTLIAFAAKAGSVALDGDTSNSPFTTALLEHIATPGVDLRIAFGRVRDSVLSTTARKQEPYVYGSLGGNTVAIVDTPAVAKTDPKTDTKPAAAQVASADPGASVAARAPAASPAPSPSSNEIAEAWRAVSTTTSPTVLDAFVRRFGDSIYGDLARARLQDLKTQDTKVATAKPDERSLHPAQKATAPASSSATAAVTPATGAATTSAANGYLGCFKDESKRDLDGHTFYDGKMTPQLCVSTCRDKGFSHAGTQYGGHCFCGNKFGKFGPADNCNAKCTGNRNETCGGTWANAIYKTN